Proteins encoded in a region of the Coffea eugenioides isolate CCC68of chromosome 4, Ceug_1.0, whole genome shotgun sequence genome:
- the LOC113767554 gene encoding nuclear poly(A) polymerase 4-like isoform X4 encodes MVGSDGSNGSMSPSPPQRQTRESAPKQYGVTKPLSQSGPSEAEKFRTKELEKFLDDSGLYESAVEAVKREEVLTRLKQIVKDWVKEITRLRGYTDQMVEDANALILTFGSYRLGVHGPGADIDTLCVGPSYVMREDFFYVLHDILAEMEEVGELQPVPDAHVPVMKFKFDGISIDLLYASIDLLVVPDDLDISDVSVLHNVDEATGRSLNGCRVADHILKLVPNVKNFRTALRCLKFWAKRRGVYSNVTGFLGGVNWALLVARVCQLYPNAVPSMLVSRFFRVYTQWRWPNPVMLCEIEDNELGFSVWDPRKNHWDRGHHMPIITPAYPCMNSSYNVSASTLRVMMEQFQFGNKTCEEIELNKAQWSALFEPYLFFESYKNYLQVDIIAADVDDLRAWKGWVESRLRQLTLMIERDTFGKLQCHPYPHDYVDSSKQRAHCAFFMGLQRKPGEVIQEGQQFDIRGTVDEFRHQITMYNFWKPGMEIYVYHVRRKQIPSYVFPEGYKRSRPSRLTNQQLGDKSSEENGEIYRSGSTERCLRRKRELEGSENNQSSPEKRQSISPWERDSISPENGDIYRSGSTERCLNRKRELEGSENNQVSPEKRQSIRPQRRDSMSPDLLGVKNGIALNECSSTVLVRGMEGAEANGLCLSGSTSELLSDNLTNGGTGIQRNERQQVEQQKEVSEELNKLNGDMLLVENGKAGYILDTSVLAHVNSELTSKDVGSVSLAGNYDNNHGSRDGFKLQESSWVDSHKSDTKLLVNYNGENSAQLYGDELQELEPNAAHHEVVLKSRDAVSSESVQKTVMSRLSLTSTA; translated from the exons ATGGTGGGTTCAGATGGTTCGAATGGGTCCATGTCACCTTCGCCGCCGCAGCGGCAAACGCGGGAATCGGCCCCAAAGCAGTATGGCGTCACAAAACCCTTGTCTCAGTCTGGACCCTCAGAGGCGGAAAAATTCAGAACTAAGGAGTTGGAAAAG TTTTTGGACGATTCTGGGCTATACGAGAGTGCTGTAGAGGCTGTGAAGAGGGAAGAGGTTCTAACTCGACTCAAACAG aTTGTCAAGGATTGGGTGAAAGAGATTACTCGCTTGCGAGGTTATACTGATCAGATGGTTGAGGATGCTAATGCATTGATATTAACTTTTGGTTCTTACCGACTCGGG GTACACGGTCCTGGAGCTGACATAGATACATTATGTGTTGGGCCATCATATGTGATGAGGGAG GACTTCTTCTATGTGCTGCATGATATCTTGGCTGAGATGGAAGAAGTTGGTGAATTGCAACCAGTACCAGATGCGCATGTCCCCGTCATGAAGTTCAAGTTTGATGGAATTTCAATTGATCTTCTTTATGCTAGTATTGATCTTTTGGTTGTCCCAGAT GATTTGGACATCTCTGACGTCTCAGTTTTGCATAATGTTGACGAGGCAACTGGACGGAGTCTGAATGGATGCAGGGTAGCGGATCATATACTTAAGCTAGTTCCTAATGTTAAG AATTTCCGGACGGCTCTTCGATGCTTAAAATTTTGGGCAAAAAGGCGTGGTGTTTATTCAAAT GTGACTGGGTTTCTTGGTGGTGTAAATTGGGCTCTTCTTGTGGCTCGTGTATGTCAGCTTTATCCAAATGCAGTACCAAGCATGCTGGTTTCCCGTTTTTTCCGAGTTTACACTCAATGGCGCTGGCCAAATCCAGTTATGCTTTGTGAAATAGAGGACAACGAACTTGGATTCTCTGTTTGGGATCCTCGAAAAAATCATTGGGATCGTGGTCATCATATGCCAATAATAACTCCTGCTTACCCATGCATGAACTCAAGCTACAATGTGTCAGCTAGTACTCTGAGAGTTATGATGGAGCAGTTCCAATTCGGTAACAAGACATGCGAG GAGATCGAGCTGAATAAAGCCCAGTGGAGTGCTCTCTTTGAGCCGTATTTGTTTTTTGAAAGCTATAAAAACTACTTGCAGGTTGATATTATTGCAGCTGATGTTGATGACCTGCGGGCCTGGAAGGGTTGGGTTGAATCTCGACTAAGGCAGTTGACTCTGATG ATAGAACGAGACACATTTGGGAAATTACAATGTCATCCATATCCCCATGACTATGTTGATTCTTCAAAGCAGCGTGCGCATTGTGCGTTTTTTATGGGTTTGCAGAGGAAGCCAGGAGAGGTGATTCAGGAAGGTCAGCAATTTGATATACGTGGAACAGTTGATGAGTTTAGGCATCAGATCACTATGTATAATTTCTGGAAACCGGGCATGGAAATATATGTGTATCATGTGCGTAGAAAACAGATTCCTTCTTATGTATTTCCTGAGGGTTACAAACGAAGTCGACCTTCAAGGCTTACAAATCAGCAGCTGGGTGATAAATCATCTGAAGAAAATGGAGAGATTTACAGGTCTGGATCTACTGAAAGATGTCTAAGAAGGAAAAGGGAACTTGAAGGGTCGGAGAACAATCAATCGAGTCCCGAGAAAAGGCAGTCAATTAGTCCTTGGGAGAGGGATTCAATATCTCCTGAAAACGGAGATATTTACAGGTCAGGATCTACTGAAAGATGTCTAAACAGGAAAAGGGAACTTGAAGGATCAGAGAACAATCAAGTGAGTCCCGAGAAAAGGCAGTCAATTAGACCTCAGCGGCGGGATTCGATGTCTCCTGATCTCCTTGGTGTAAAAAATGGCATTGCACTGAATGAGTGCTCGTCGACAGTGCTTGTGAGGGGGATGGAAGGTGCTGAAGCCAATGGACTCTGCCTGAGTGGAAGCACCTCAGAATTGCTTTCAGACAATTTGACAAATGGAGGCACTGGCATACAAAGGAATGAGAGGCAACAGGTTGAGCAGCAGAAAGAGGTCTCTGAAGAGTTGAATAAGCTGAATGGTGATATGCTTTTAGTGGAGAATGGTAAAGCTGGATATATCTTAGACACCAGTGTATTAGCCCATGTAAACAGTGAACTCACCAGCAAGGATGTTGGATCTGTGTCTCTTGCAGGTAACTATGACAACAACCATGGAAGTCGTGATGGGTTTAAACTCCAGGAATCTTCATGGGTTGATTCTCACAAATCAGATACCAAGTTGCTTGTGAACTATAATGGGGAAAATAGTGCACAGTTATATGGAGATGAATTGCAGGAGTTAGAG CCAAATGCTGCCCATCATGAAGTGGTGCTGAAGTCCAGGGATGCAGTCAGCTCGGAGTCTGTTCAGAAAACAGTGATGAG CCGGTTGAGTCTTACATCAACAGCTTGA
- the LOC113767554 gene encoding nuclear poly(A) polymerase 4-like isoform X1: MVGSDGSNGSMSPSPPQRQTRESAPKQYGVTKPLSQSGPSEAEKFRTKELEKFLDDSGLYESAVEAVKREEVLTRLKQIVKDWVKEITRLRGYTDQMVEDANALILTFGSYRLGVHGPGADIDTLCVGPSYVMREDFFYVLHDILAEMEEVGELQPVPDAHVPVMKFKFDGISIDLLYASIDLLVVPDDLDISDVSVLHNVDEATGRSLNGCRVADHILKLVPNVKNFRTALRCLKFWAKRRGVYSNVTGFLGGVNWALLVARVCQLYPNAVPSMLVSRFFRVYTQWRWPNPVMLCEIEDNELGFSVWDPRKNHWDRGHHMPIITPAYPCMNSSYNVSASTLRVMMEQFQFGNKTCEEIELNKAQWSALFEPYLFFESYKNYLQVDIIAADVDDLRAWKGWVESRLRQLTLMIERDTFGKLQCHPYPHDYVDSSKQRAHCAFFMGLQRKPGEVIQEGQQFDIRGTVDEFRHQITMYNFWKPGMEIYVYHVRRKQIPSYVFPEGYKRSRPSRLTNQQLGDKSSEENGEIYRSGSTERCLRRKRELEGSENNQSSPEKRQSISPWERDSISPENGDIYRSGSTERCLNRKRELEGSENNQVSPEKRQSIRPQRRDSMSPDLLGVKNGIALNECSSTVLVRGMEGAEANGLCLSGSTSELLSDNLTNGGTGIQRNERQQVEQQKEVSEELNKLNGDMLLVENGKAGYILDTSVLAHVNSELTSKDVGSVSLAGNYDNNHGSRDGFKLQESSWVDSHKSDTKLLVNYNGENSAQLYGDELQELEPNAAHHEVVLKSRDAVSSESVQKTVMRHVHQFLLLDSIMFICFLGHFCLYAAVCRLFYGHFVAG; the protein is encoded by the exons ATGGTGGGTTCAGATGGTTCGAATGGGTCCATGTCACCTTCGCCGCCGCAGCGGCAAACGCGGGAATCGGCCCCAAAGCAGTATGGCGTCACAAAACCCTTGTCTCAGTCTGGACCCTCAGAGGCGGAAAAATTCAGAACTAAGGAGTTGGAAAAG TTTTTGGACGATTCTGGGCTATACGAGAGTGCTGTAGAGGCTGTGAAGAGGGAAGAGGTTCTAACTCGACTCAAACAG aTTGTCAAGGATTGGGTGAAAGAGATTACTCGCTTGCGAGGTTATACTGATCAGATGGTTGAGGATGCTAATGCATTGATATTAACTTTTGGTTCTTACCGACTCGGG GTACACGGTCCTGGAGCTGACATAGATACATTATGTGTTGGGCCATCATATGTGATGAGGGAG GACTTCTTCTATGTGCTGCATGATATCTTGGCTGAGATGGAAGAAGTTGGTGAATTGCAACCAGTACCAGATGCGCATGTCCCCGTCATGAAGTTCAAGTTTGATGGAATTTCAATTGATCTTCTTTATGCTAGTATTGATCTTTTGGTTGTCCCAGAT GATTTGGACATCTCTGACGTCTCAGTTTTGCATAATGTTGACGAGGCAACTGGACGGAGTCTGAATGGATGCAGGGTAGCGGATCATATACTTAAGCTAGTTCCTAATGTTAAG AATTTCCGGACGGCTCTTCGATGCTTAAAATTTTGGGCAAAAAGGCGTGGTGTTTATTCAAAT GTGACTGGGTTTCTTGGTGGTGTAAATTGGGCTCTTCTTGTGGCTCGTGTATGTCAGCTTTATCCAAATGCAGTACCAAGCATGCTGGTTTCCCGTTTTTTCCGAGTTTACACTCAATGGCGCTGGCCAAATCCAGTTATGCTTTGTGAAATAGAGGACAACGAACTTGGATTCTCTGTTTGGGATCCTCGAAAAAATCATTGGGATCGTGGTCATCATATGCCAATAATAACTCCTGCTTACCCATGCATGAACTCAAGCTACAATGTGTCAGCTAGTACTCTGAGAGTTATGATGGAGCAGTTCCAATTCGGTAACAAGACATGCGAG GAGATCGAGCTGAATAAAGCCCAGTGGAGTGCTCTCTTTGAGCCGTATTTGTTTTTTGAAAGCTATAAAAACTACTTGCAGGTTGATATTATTGCAGCTGATGTTGATGACCTGCGGGCCTGGAAGGGTTGGGTTGAATCTCGACTAAGGCAGTTGACTCTGATG ATAGAACGAGACACATTTGGGAAATTACAATGTCATCCATATCCCCATGACTATGTTGATTCTTCAAAGCAGCGTGCGCATTGTGCGTTTTTTATGGGTTTGCAGAGGAAGCCAGGAGAGGTGATTCAGGAAGGTCAGCAATTTGATATACGTGGAACAGTTGATGAGTTTAGGCATCAGATCACTATGTATAATTTCTGGAAACCGGGCATGGAAATATATGTGTATCATGTGCGTAGAAAACAGATTCCTTCTTATGTATTTCCTGAGGGTTACAAACGAAGTCGACCTTCAAGGCTTACAAATCAGCAGCTGGGTGATAAATCATCTGAAGAAAATGGAGAGATTTACAGGTCTGGATCTACTGAAAGATGTCTAAGAAGGAAAAGGGAACTTGAAGGGTCGGAGAACAATCAATCGAGTCCCGAGAAAAGGCAGTCAATTAGTCCTTGGGAGAGGGATTCAATATCTCCTGAAAACGGAGATATTTACAGGTCAGGATCTACTGAAAGATGTCTAAACAGGAAAAGGGAACTTGAAGGATCAGAGAACAATCAAGTGAGTCCCGAGAAAAGGCAGTCAATTAGACCTCAGCGGCGGGATTCGATGTCTCCTGATCTCCTTGGTGTAAAAAATGGCATTGCACTGAATGAGTGCTCGTCGACAGTGCTTGTGAGGGGGATGGAAGGTGCTGAAGCCAATGGACTCTGCCTGAGTGGAAGCACCTCAGAATTGCTTTCAGACAATTTGACAAATGGAGGCACTGGCATACAAAGGAATGAGAGGCAACAGGTTGAGCAGCAGAAAGAGGTCTCTGAAGAGTTGAATAAGCTGAATGGTGATATGCTTTTAGTGGAGAATGGTAAAGCTGGATATATCTTAGACACCAGTGTATTAGCCCATGTAAACAGTGAACTCACCAGCAAGGATGTTGGATCTGTGTCTCTTGCAGGTAACTATGACAACAACCATGGAAGTCGTGATGGGTTTAAACTCCAGGAATCTTCATGGGTTGATTCTCACAAATCAGATACCAAGTTGCTTGTGAACTATAATGGGGAAAATAGTGCACAGTTATATGGAGATGAATTGCAGGAGTTAGAG CCAAATGCTGCCCATCATGAAGTGGTGCTGAAGTCCAGGGATGCAGTCAGCTCGGAGTCTGTTCAGAAAACAGTGATGAGGCATGTTCATCAGTTTTTGTTACTTGATTCCATTATGTTTATATGTTTTCTGGGCCATTTTTGTCTTTATGCTGCTGTTTGTCGGTTGTTTTATGGCCATTTTGTAGCCGGTTGA
- the LOC113767554 gene encoding nuclear poly(A) polymerase 4-like isoform X5, with product MVGSDGSNGSMSPSPPQRQTRESAPKQYGVTKPLSQSGPSEAEKFRTKELEKFLDDSGLYESAVEAVKREEVLTRLKQIVKDWVKEITRLRGYTDQMVEDANALILTFGSYRLGVHGPGADIDTLCVGPSYVMREDFFYVLHDILAEMEEVGELQPVPDAHVPVMKFKFDGISIDLLYASIDLLVVPDDLDISDVSVLHNVDEATGRSLNGCRVADHILKLVPNVKNFRTALRCLKFWAKRRGVYSNVTGFLGGVNWALLVARVCQLYPNAVPSMLVSRFFRVYTQWRWPNPVMLCEIEDNELGFSVWDPRKNHWDRGHHMPIITPAYPCMNSSYNVSASTLRVMMEQFQFGNKTCEEIELNKAQWSALFEPYLFFESYKNYLQVDIIAADVDDLRAWKGWVESRLRQLTLMIERDTFGKLQCHPYPHDYVDSSKQRAHCAFFMGLQRKPGEVIQEGQQFDIRGTVDEFRHQITMYNFWKPGMEIYVYHVRRKQIPSYVFPEGYKRSRPSRLTNQQLGDKSSEENGEIYRSGSTERCLRRKRELEGSENNQSSPEKRQSISPWERDSISPENGDIYRSGSTERCLNRKRELEGSENNQVSPEKRQSIRPQRRDSMSPDLLGVKNGIALNECSSTVLVRGMEGAEANGLCLSGSTSELLSDNLTNGGTGIQRNERQQVEQQKEVSEELNKLNGDMLLVENGNYDNNHGSRDGFKLQESSWVDSHKSDTKLLVNYNGENSAQLYGDELQELEPNAAHHEVVLKSRDAVSSESVQKTVMRHVHQFLLLDSIMFICFLGHFCLYAAVCRLFYGHFVAG from the exons ATGGTGGGTTCAGATGGTTCGAATGGGTCCATGTCACCTTCGCCGCCGCAGCGGCAAACGCGGGAATCGGCCCCAAAGCAGTATGGCGTCACAAAACCCTTGTCTCAGTCTGGACCCTCAGAGGCGGAAAAATTCAGAACTAAGGAGTTGGAAAAG TTTTTGGACGATTCTGGGCTATACGAGAGTGCTGTAGAGGCTGTGAAGAGGGAAGAGGTTCTAACTCGACTCAAACAG aTTGTCAAGGATTGGGTGAAAGAGATTACTCGCTTGCGAGGTTATACTGATCAGATGGTTGAGGATGCTAATGCATTGATATTAACTTTTGGTTCTTACCGACTCGGG GTACACGGTCCTGGAGCTGACATAGATACATTATGTGTTGGGCCATCATATGTGATGAGGGAG GACTTCTTCTATGTGCTGCATGATATCTTGGCTGAGATGGAAGAAGTTGGTGAATTGCAACCAGTACCAGATGCGCATGTCCCCGTCATGAAGTTCAAGTTTGATGGAATTTCAATTGATCTTCTTTATGCTAGTATTGATCTTTTGGTTGTCCCAGAT GATTTGGACATCTCTGACGTCTCAGTTTTGCATAATGTTGACGAGGCAACTGGACGGAGTCTGAATGGATGCAGGGTAGCGGATCATATACTTAAGCTAGTTCCTAATGTTAAG AATTTCCGGACGGCTCTTCGATGCTTAAAATTTTGGGCAAAAAGGCGTGGTGTTTATTCAAAT GTGACTGGGTTTCTTGGTGGTGTAAATTGGGCTCTTCTTGTGGCTCGTGTATGTCAGCTTTATCCAAATGCAGTACCAAGCATGCTGGTTTCCCGTTTTTTCCGAGTTTACACTCAATGGCGCTGGCCAAATCCAGTTATGCTTTGTGAAATAGAGGACAACGAACTTGGATTCTCTGTTTGGGATCCTCGAAAAAATCATTGGGATCGTGGTCATCATATGCCAATAATAACTCCTGCTTACCCATGCATGAACTCAAGCTACAATGTGTCAGCTAGTACTCTGAGAGTTATGATGGAGCAGTTCCAATTCGGTAACAAGACATGCGAG GAGATCGAGCTGAATAAAGCCCAGTGGAGTGCTCTCTTTGAGCCGTATTTGTTTTTTGAAAGCTATAAAAACTACTTGCAGGTTGATATTATTGCAGCTGATGTTGATGACCTGCGGGCCTGGAAGGGTTGGGTTGAATCTCGACTAAGGCAGTTGACTCTGATG ATAGAACGAGACACATTTGGGAAATTACAATGTCATCCATATCCCCATGACTATGTTGATTCTTCAAAGCAGCGTGCGCATTGTGCGTTTTTTATGGGTTTGCAGAGGAAGCCAGGAGAGGTGATTCAGGAAGGTCAGCAATTTGATATACGTGGAACAGTTGATGAGTTTAGGCATCAGATCACTATGTATAATTTCTGGAAACCGGGCATGGAAATATATGTGTATCATGTGCGTAGAAAACAGATTCCTTCTTATGTATTTCCTGAGGGTTACAAACGAAGTCGACCTTCAAGGCTTACAAATCAGCAGCTGGGTGATAAATCATCTGAAGAAAATGGAGAGATTTACAGGTCTGGATCTACTGAAAGATGTCTAAGAAGGAAAAGGGAACTTGAAGGGTCGGAGAACAATCAATCGAGTCCCGAGAAAAGGCAGTCAATTAGTCCTTGGGAGAGGGATTCAATATCTCCTGAAAACGGAGATATTTACAGGTCAGGATCTACTGAAAGATGTCTAAACAGGAAAAGGGAACTTGAAGGATCAGAGAACAATCAAGTGAGTCCCGAGAAAAGGCAGTCAATTAGACCTCAGCGGCGGGATTCGATGTCTCCTGATCTCCTTGGTGTAAAAAATGGCATTGCACTGAATGAGTGCTCGTCGACAGTGCTTGTGAGGGGGATGGAAGGTGCTGAAGCCAATGGACTCTGCCTGAGTGGAAGCACCTCAGAATTGCTTTCAGACAATTTGACAAATGGAGGCACTGGCATACAAAGGAATGAGAGGCAACAGGTTGAGCAGCAGAAAGAGGTCTCTGAAGAGTTGAATAAGCTGAATGGTGATATGCTTTTAGTGGAGAATG GTAACTATGACAACAACCATGGAAGTCGTGATGGGTTTAAACTCCAGGAATCTTCATGGGTTGATTCTCACAAATCAGATACCAAGTTGCTTGTGAACTATAATGGGGAAAATAGTGCACAGTTATATGGAGATGAATTGCAGGAGTTAGAG CCAAATGCTGCCCATCATGAAGTGGTGCTGAAGTCCAGGGATGCAGTCAGCTCGGAGTCTGTTCAGAAAACAGTGATGAGGCATGTTCATCAGTTTTTGTTACTTGATTCCATTATGTTTATATGTTTTCTGGGCCATTTTTGTCTTTATGCTGCTGTTTGTCGGTTGTTTTATGGCCATTTTGTAGCCGGTTGA
- the LOC113767554 gene encoding nuclear poly(A) polymerase 4-like isoform X2, protein MVGSDGSNGSMSPSPPQRQTRESAPKQYGVTKPLSQSGPSEAEKFRTKELEKFLDDSGLYESAVEAVKREEVLTRLKQIVKDWVKEITRLRGYTDQMVEDANALILTFGSYRLGVHGPGADIDTLCVGPSYVMREDFFYVLHDILAEMEEVGELQPVPDAHVPVMKFKFDGISIDLLYASIDLLVVPDDLDISDVSVLHNVDEATGRSLNGCRVADHILKLVPNVKNFRTALRCLKFWAKRRGVYSNVTGFLGGVNWALLVARVCQLYPNAVPSMLVSRFFRVYTQWRWPNPVMLCEIEDNELGFSVWDPRKNHWDRGHHMPIITPAYPCMNSSYNVSASTLRVMMEQFQFGNKTCEEIELNKAQWSALFEPYLFFESYKNYLQVDIIAADVDDLRAWKGWVESRLRQLTLMIERDTFGKLQCHPYPHDYVDSSKQRAHCAFFMGLQRKPGEVIQEGQQFDIRGTVDEFRHQITMYNFWKPGMEIYVYHVRRKQIPSYVFPEGYKRSRPSRLTNQQLGDKSSEENGEIYRSGSTERCLRRKRELEGSENNQSSPEKRQSISPWERDSISPENGDIYRSGSTERCLNRKRELEGSENNQVSPEKRQSIRPQRRDSMSPDLLGVKNGIALNECSSTVLVRGMEGAEANGLCLSGSTSELLSDNLTNGGTGIQRNERQQVEQQKEVSEELNKLNGDMLLVENGKAGYILDTSVLAHVNSELTSKDVGSVSLAGNYDNNHGSRDGFKLQESSWVDSHKSDTKLLVNYNGENSAQLYGDELQELEPNAAHHEVVLKSRDAVSSESVQKTVMRRAFSSRPVEGKWRQEYEELG, encoded by the exons ATGGTGGGTTCAGATGGTTCGAATGGGTCCATGTCACCTTCGCCGCCGCAGCGGCAAACGCGGGAATCGGCCCCAAAGCAGTATGGCGTCACAAAACCCTTGTCTCAGTCTGGACCCTCAGAGGCGGAAAAATTCAGAACTAAGGAGTTGGAAAAG TTTTTGGACGATTCTGGGCTATACGAGAGTGCTGTAGAGGCTGTGAAGAGGGAAGAGGTTCTAACTCGACTCAAACAG aTTGTCAAGGATTGGGTGAAAGAGATTACTCGCTTGCGAGGTTATACTGATCAGATGGTTGAGGATGCTAATGCATTGATATTAACTTTTGGTTCTTACCGACTCGGG GTACACGGTCCTGGAGCTGACATAGATACATTATGTGTTGGGCCATCATATGTGATGAGGGAG GACTTCTTCTATGTGCTGCATGATATCTTGGCTGAGATGGAAGAAGTTGGTGAATTGCAACCAGTACCAGATGCGCATGTCCCCGTCATGAAGTTCAAGTTTGATGGAATTTCAATTGATCTTCTTTATGCTAGTATTGATCTTTTGGTTGTCCCAGAT GATTTGGACATCTCTGACGTCTCAGTTTTGCATAATGTTGACGAGGCAACTGGACGGAGTCTGAATGGATGCAGGGTAGCGGATCATATACTTAAGCTAGTTCCTAATGTTAAG AATTTCCGGACGGCTCTTCGATGCTTAAAATTTTGGGCAAAAAGGCGTGGTGTTTATTCAAAT GTGACTGGGTTTCTTGGTGGTGTAAATTGGGCTCTTCTTGTGGCTCGTGTATGTCAGCTTTATCCAAATGCAGTACCAAGCATGCTGGTTTCCCGTTTTTTCCGAGTTTACACTCAATGGCGCTGGCCAAATCCAGTTATGCTTTGTGAAATAGAGGACAACGAACTTGGATTCTCTGTTTGGGATCCTCGAAAAAATCATTGGGATCGTGGTCATCATATGCCAATAATAACTCCTGCTTACCCATGCATGAACTCAAGCTACAATGTGTCAGCTAGTACTCTGAGAGTTATGATGGAGCAGTTCCAATTCGGTAACAAGACATGCGAG GAGATCGAGCTGAATAAAGCCCAGTGGAGTGCTCTCTTTGAGCCGTATTTGTTTTTTGAAAGCTATAAAAACTACTTGCAGGTTGATATTATTGCAGCTGATGTTGATGACCTGCGGGCCTGGAAGGGTTGGGTTGAATCTCGACTAAGGCAGTTGACTCTGATG ATAGAACGAGACACATTTGGGAAATTACAATGTCATCCATATCCCCATGACTATGTTGATTCTTCAAAGCAGCGTGCGCATTGTGCGTTTTTTATGGGTTTGCAGAGGAAGCCAGGAGAGGTGATTCAGGAAGGTCAGCAATTTGATATACGTGGAACAGTTGATGAGTTTAGGCATCAGATCACTATGTATAATTTCTGGAAACCGGGCATGGAAATATATGTGTATCATGTGCGTAGAAAACAGATTCCTTCTTATGTATTTCCTGAGGGTTACAAACGAAGTCGACCTTCAAGGCTTACAAATCAGCAGCTGGGTGATAAATCATCTGAAGAAAATGGAGAGATTTACAGGTCTGGATCTACTGAAAGATGTCTAAGAAGGAAAAGGGAACTTGAAGGGTCGGAGAACAATCAATCGAGTCCCGAGAAAAGGCAGTCAATTAGTCCTTGGGAGAGGGATTCAATATCTCCTGAAAACGGAGATATTTACAGGTCAGGATCTACTGAAAGATGTCTAAACAGGAAAAGGGAACTTGAAGGATCAGAGAACAATCAAGTGAGTCCCGAGAAAAGGCAGTCAATTAGACCTCAGCGGCGGGATTCGATGTCTCCTGATCTCCTTGGTGTAAAAAATGGCATTGCACTGAATGAGTGCTCGTCGACAGTGCTTGTGAGGGGGATGGAAGGTGCTGAAGCCAATGGACTCTGCCTGAGTGGAAGCACCTCAGAATTGCTTTCAGACAATTTGACAAATGGAGGCACTGGCATACAAAGGAATGAGAGGCAACAGGTTGAGCAGCAGAAAGAGGTCTCTGAAGAGTTGAATAAGCTGAATGGTGATATGCTTTTAGTGGAGAATGGTAAAGCTGGATATATCTTAGACACCAGTGTATTAGCCCATGTAAACAGTGAACTCACCAGCAAGGATGTTGGATCTGTGTCTCTTGCAGGTAACTATGACAACAACCATGGAAGTCGTGATGGGTTTAAACTCCAGGAATCTTCATGGGTTGATTCTCACAAATCAGATACCAAGTTGCTTGTGAACTATAATGGGGAAAATAGTGCACAGTTATATGGAGATGAATTGCAGGAGTTAGAG CCAAATGCTGCCCATCATGAAGTGGTGCTGAAGTCCAGGGATGCAGTCAGCTCGGAGTCTGTTCAGAAAACAGTGATGAG GCGTGCGTTTTCTTCTCGCCCTGTGGAAGGAAAATGGAGGCAGGAATACGAAGAGCTGGGTTGA